In Astyanax mexicanus isolate ESR-SI-001 chromosome 25, AstMex3_surface, whole genome shotgun sequence, a genomic segment contains:
- the cldnd1a gene encoding claudin domain-containing protein 1a isoform X1, producing the protein MVDNRYATALVIACVLSALAAVYLSVAVGTQHWYQYSSPPVYGEPNASELRSLHEEFTSGEFDEKTYSDSLFRLNGTLGLWWRCLQVPPDRNWNRESEDGDSDGVCELHSVSAVHTKVQRARQPQQWRGPDSHLSVEESVPPASGLSGVGGVGGVGEFLCLYLPESQPHPRHWITPPTRRDVFSGDGLLFPGWDGSPPPRLHVAGSGGWFSGLVAVSGADLLAAADDGGGSAGLGGKKPQQELLPHDGVPRGLDQNLHPVLHHHSSTNNQAIYRSVYLLY; encoded by the exons atgGTGGATAACAGGTACGCCACGGCTCTGGTGATAGCCTGTGTGCTGAGTGCTCTGGCGGCGGTGTACCTGTCGGTGGCGGTGGGCACTCAGCACTGGTACCAGTACTCCAGCCCGCCGGTGTACGGAGAGCCCAACGCCTCGGAGCTCCGCTCGCTGCACGAGGAGTTCACCAGCGGAGAGTTCGACGAGAAAACCTACAGCGACTCACTATTCCGCCTCAACGGCACTCTGGGACTGTGGTGGAGGTGCCTACAGGTTCCCCCTGACCGAAACTGGAACCGAGAGTCCG AAGATGGAGATAGTGATGGAGTGTGTGAGCTTCACTCTGTCTCAGCAGTTCACACCAAAGTACAAAGAGCCCGGCAACCACAACAGTGGAGAGGACCTGATTCGCACCT ATCTGTGGAGGAGTCAGTTCCTCCTGCCTCTGGTCTCTCTGGggttggtggtgttgggggggttGGTGAGTTTCTGTGCCTGTATCTGCCGGAGTCTCAGCCCCACCCTCGGCATTGGATTACTCCACCTACTCGCAG GGATGTGTTCTCTGGGGACGGTTTGCTGTTTCCTGGCTGGGATGGATCTCCTCCACCGCGTCTCCATGTTGCCGGATCGGGTGGATGGTTCTCTGGGCTGGTCGCTGTATCTGGCGCTGATCTCCTCGCCGCTGCAGATGATGGCGGCGGCTCTGCTGGTTTGGGCGGCAAGAAGCCACAGCAAGAGCTACTACCGCATGACGGCGTACCGCGTGGCCTAGACCAGAACCTTCATCCGGTTCTACACCATCACAGCTCAACCAATAATCAGGCGATCTACCGCTCTGTTTACCTACTTTACTAA
- the cldnd1a gene encoding claudin domain-containing protein 1a isoform X2 produces MVDNRYATALVIACVLSALAAVYLSVAVGTQHWYQYSSPPVYGEPNASELRSLHEEFTSGEFDEKTYSDSLFRLNGTLGLWWRCLQVPPDRNWNRESDQKMEIVMECVSFTLSQQFTPKYKEPGNHNSGEDLIRTYLWRSQFLLPLVSLGLVVLGGLVSFCACICRSLSPTLGIGLLHLLAGMCSLGTVCCFLAGMDLLHRVSMLPDRVDGSLGWSLYLALISSPLQMMAAALLVWAARSHSKSYYRMTAYRVA; encoded by the exons atgGTGGATAACAGGTACGCCACGGCTCTGGTGATAGCCTGTGTGCTGAGTGCTCTGGCGGCGGTGTACCTGTCGGTGGCGGTGGGCACTCAGCACTGGTACCAGTACTCCAGCCCGCCGGTGTACGGAGAGCCCAACGCCTCGGAGCTCCGCTCGCTGCACGAGGAGTTCACCAGCGGAGAGTTCGACGAGAAAACCTACAGCGACTCACTATTCCGCCTCAACGGCACTCTGGGACTGTGGTGGAGGTGCCTACAGGTTCCCCCTGACCGAAACTGGAACCGAGAGTCCG atcaGAAGATGGAGATAGTGATGGAGTGTGTGAGCTTCACTCTGTCTCAGCAGTTCACACCAAAGTACAAAGAGCCCGGCAACCACAACAGTGGAGAGGACCTGATTCGCACCT ATCTGTGGAGGAGTCAGTTCCTCCTGCCTCTGGTCTCTCTGGggttggtggtgttgggggggttGGTGAGTTTCTGTGCCTGTATCTGCCGGAGTCTCAGCCCCACCCTCGGCATTGGATTACTCCACCTACTCGCAG GGATGTGTTCTCTGGGGACGGTTTGCTGTTTCCTGGCTGGGATGGATCTCCTCCACCGCGTCTCCATGTTGCCGGATCGGGTGGATGGTTCTCTGGGCTGGTCGCTGTATCTGGCGCTGATCTCCTCGCCGCTGCAGATGATGGCGGCGGCTCTGCTGGTTTGGGCGGCAAGAAGCCACAGCAAGAGCTACTACCGCATGACGGCGTACCGCGTGGCCTAG
- the LOC103026039 gene encoding N-acyl-aromatic-L-amino acid amidohydrolase (carboxylate-forming) B-like has translation MDRERLLHLRNKEDVVKLPALERVAVCGGTHGNELSGVYLVQERLKKRRKSEVMEPVTVVTVMSNPRAVHRCVRYTETDLNRCFTDAMLSFSVSDQTPFEIIRAQELNSQLGPKGSDQATDLICDLHNTTANMGLCLITYSDCDWICLHICKHLQREMATIPVRYIHYDFPPAEAYSLDSVGKHGFAMEIGPQPHGLIRSNIFTAMQEAVQLMLDWVRLFNSGSEFEGGWVDVYSLVKNIDYPRDPQTHIITAAVHPDLQDRDFCLLHPGDAMFLSFSGESVRYKGKEPLYPFFINESSYYEKGVALFLARRRRVEIPSIQSSRT, from the exons ATGGACAGAGAAAGACTTTTACATCTCAGGAATAAG gaggatgtagtaaagttgccAGCTTTGGAAAGAGTGGCCGTGTGTGGTGGTACCCATGGCAACGAGCTGTCGGGGGTTTACCTGGTGCAGGAGAGgctgaagaagaggaggaagagtgaggtgATGGAGCCGGTTACCGTGGTAACAGTGATGTCAAACCCACGTGCCGTGCACCGGTGCGTCCGATACACAGAGACAGACCTGAACCGCTGCTTCACGGACGCCATGCTGAG tttctcagtGTCGGATCAGACTCCGTTTGAGATCATTCGAGCTCAGGAGTTGAACAGTCAGCTCGGTCCTAAAGGATCAGATCAGGCTACAGATCTGATCTGTGATCTACACAACACCACCGCCAACATGGGCCTGTGCCTCATCACTTACTCCGACTGCGACTGGATCTGCCTGCACATCTGCAAACACCTGCAG agggAGATGGCCACTATTCCGGTGAGATATATTCACTATGATTTCCCGCCGGCTGAAGCGTACTCTCTGGACTCTGTGGGGAAACACGGATTTG CGATGGAGATCGGACCGCAGCCTCACGGTCTGATCAGATCCAACATCTTCACTGCCATGCAGGAGGCGGTTCAGCTGATGCTGGACTGGGTTCGCCTCTTTAACTCAG GCTCTGAGTTTGAGGGAGGTTGGGTGGATGTTTACAGTCTGGTGAAGAATATCGATTATCCTCGAGATCCTCAGACTCACATCATCACTGCTGCAGTTCATCCAGACCTGCAG gacagGGATTTTTGTCTTCTTCATCCGGGGGATGCGATGTTTCTGTCATTCTCTGGAGAGAGTGTGAGGTATAAAGGGAAAGAGCCGCTCTATCCCTTCTTCATAAACGAGTCTTCCTACTATGAGAAGGGTGTCGCTCTCTTTCTGGCCCGGAGGAGAAGAGTGGAGATTCCATCCATCCAGTCCAGCAGAacgtga